A region from the Silene latifolia isolate original U9 population chromosome 7, ASM4854445v1, whole genome shotgun sequence genome encodes:
- the LOC141592661 gene encoding uncharacterized protein LOC141592661 — translation MGLDNVVSSPHRRSQAGFALSPSFKKFAQNDMSCSALVQRHRFLLTALVLLVILCTVYLYFAVTLGGSDDFCSGLLGTERELCLVKHHKDSFTKGKLKLF, via the coding sequence ATGGGTCTTGATAATGTAGTATCGTCACCACATAGACGATCTCAGGCTGGATTTGCGTTATCTCCATCATTCAAAAAATTTGCACAGAACGACATGAGCTGCTCGGCTCTCGTTCAGAGACATCGCTTCCTTCTGACAGCTCTTGTTCTTCTGGTGATACTCTGCACTGTATACCTCTATTTTGCAGTCACCCTAGGAGGATCAGATGACTTCTGTTCTGGGTTACTGGGAACTGAGAGAGAGTTGTGTCTTGTCAAGCATCACAAAGATTCTTTCACCAAGGGCAAATTAAAGCTCTTTTGA
- the LOC141592662 gene encoding uncharacterized protein LOC141592662: protein MSSAEKPIGSHGFRSRLEHVLYSGDKKHVFGGLVIITAIFGVPWYFMTRGSKQQSHQDYLEKADKARSERLSSSPAK, encoded by the exons ATGTCAAGTGCAGAAAAACCAATTGGAAGCCATGGATTTAGAAGCAGATTAGAGCATGTCCTTTATAGTGGAGATAAGAAGCATGTTTTTGGTGGATTAGTCATTATCACCGCCATTTTTGGTGTTCCTTGGTACTTTATGACTCGAG GGTCAAAACAGCAGTCTCATCAAGACTACCTGGAAAAAGCTGACAAAGCGAGAAGCGAACGCCTTTCTTCATCTCCAGCTAAATGA